The Blastopirellula marina genome has a window encoding:
- the hisI gene encoding phosphoribosyl-AMP cyclohydrolase: MSISLPREPDFEKAGGLVPAIAQDADNGEVLMMAWMNREAFQETLATGRAVYFSRSRNKLWRKGEESGHQQQVRQVLIDCDADTVLLKVEQKGAACHEGYRTCFFREVGPTETKIVETRLVNPDDVYKK; encoded by the coding sequence ATGTCGATCTCCCTCCCCCGCGAGCCTGACTTTGAAAAGGCCGGCGGTCTGGTGCCTGCGATTGCGCAAGATGCCGACAATGGCGAGGTGCTGATGATGGCCTGGATGAACCGCGAGGCCTTTCAAGAGACCCTGGCCACCGGCCGGGCTGTCTACTTCAGTCGCAGCCGCAACAAGCTGTGGCGCAAAGGGGAAGAGAGTGGCCACCAGCAGCAGGTTCGCCAGGTGCTGATCGACTGCGATGCCGATACGGTTCTGCTGAAAGTGGAACAAAAAGGAGCGGCCTGCCACGAAGGGTATCGAACTTGCTTCTTTCGTGAAGTAGGCCCCACCGAAACCAAGATCGTCGAAACGCGCCTGGTCAACCCAGACGACGTTTATAAGAAATAG